A window of the Candidatus Paraluminiphilus aquimaris genome harbors these coding sequences:
- the gyrA gene encoding DNA gyrase subunit A: MSDQQQDLAQEVHPINIEDELKQSYMDYAMSVIVGRALPDVRDGLKPVHRRVLFAMNELNNDWNKAYKKSARVVGDVIGKYHPHGDSAVYDTIVRMAQTFSLRYPLVDGQGNFGSIDGDSAAAMRYTEIRMTKLAHSLLADLEKETVDFAENYDGTEHIPVVLPTRAPNLLINGSAGIAVGMATNIPPHNMREVVAGCLALLENPELTIDDLIRYIPGPDFPTGAIITGRAGIIQAYRTGRGRIYVRAKAEVITDESKGKDTIIIHEIPYQLNKARLLERIAELVKEKKIEGITELRDESDKDGLRVVIELRRGEVGDVVLNNLYAQTQLQSVVGINMVALVDGQPKVLNLKEIIEAFIRHRREVVTRRTLFLLRKARERGHVLEGLAVALANIDEIIELIKTSPTAADARERLVAAAWAPGDVSAMLERAGESACRPEDLDGDFGLIDGKYHLSPAQAQAILDLRLNRLTGLEHEKLLQEYADKVAEIADLLEILGDPDRLRSVIREELEEIVTDFGDERLTEITDSAHDLTVEDLITEEDRVVTISHLGYAKTQSLTDYQAQRRGGTGRSATAVKDEDFVEHLLIASTHATVLCFSNLGKVYWLKVFHIPLASRNSRGRPMVNLLALDEDERITSILPIDGYSEDQFVFMATANGTVKKTAATQFARQRSVGLRAIELDEDDVLIGTAITEGNSDIMLFSSEGKATRFNESQVRAMGRTARGVRGINLAKGHKLISLIVPQEGGRILTVTENGYGKRTENAEFPAKGRGGKGVIAMSTSERNGSLVGAVQVWDADEMMLISNQGTAVRTRVDEVSLLGRNTQGVRVIRTRDGEALVSVSRIVEDDDAAEPAQPVVAEGAADDDNTESQE, encoded by the coding sequence ATGTCAGATCAGCAGCAAGACTTAGCGCAAGAAGTACACCCTATCAATATCGAGGACGAGCTCAAGCAATCCTACATGGATTATGCGATGAGCGTCATCGTCGGACGTGCATTGCCCGATGTTCGGGACGGGCTAAAGCCCGTGCACCGGCGCGTGCTCTTTGCCATGAACGAGCTCAACAACGACTGGAACAAAGCCTATAAGAAATCGGCACGTGTCGTGGGTGACGTTATCGGTAAATATCACCCTCATGGTGACTCCGCGGTCTACGACACCATCGTGCGTATGGCGCAGACGTTTTCGTTGCGCTACCCACTGGTAGACGGGCAAGGCAATTTCGGCTCGATAGATGGCGATTCGGCGGCGGCGATGCGTTACACCGAAATTCGCATGACCAAGCTGGCGCACTCGCTACTGGCCGACCTCGAGAAGGAAACGGTTGATTTTGCGGAAAACTACGACGGGACCGAACATATCCCCGTGGTTCTCCCCACGCGAGCCCCCAACCTGCTCATTAACGGGTCGGCAGGTATTGCTGTGGGAATGGCGACCAACATTCCACCGCATAACATGCGAGAAGTGGTTGCAGGGTGTCTGGCGCTCCTTGAGAACCCAGAGCTCACCATTGATGACCTCATTCGTTACATTCCCGGCCCTGATTTTCCAACGGGCGCCATCATCACCGGACGCGCCGGCATTATTCAGGCCTACCGAACGGGGCGGGGTCGAATTTACGTCAGAGCTAAAGCGGAAGTCATCACCGATGAGTCAAAAGGCAAAGACACAATTATCATCCATGAGATTCCTTATCAGTTAAACAAGGCGCGCTTATTGGAGCGTATTGCCGAGCTGGTGAAAGAGAAAAAGATCGAGGGAATTACCGAGCTTCGCGATGAGTCCGACAAGGACGGCTTGCGCGTGGTGATTGAGCTTCGTCGTGGCGAGGTCGGTGATGTTGTGCTCAATAACTTGTACGCGCAGACACAGCTTCAGTCGGTGGTGGGCATCAATATGGTCGCCTTGGTTGACGGCCAGCCGAAGGTGCTTAACCTCAAAGAAATCATTGAGGCCTTTATACGCCACCGCCGAGAGGTCGTAACGCGCCGGACACTGTTCCTGTTGCGAAAAGCGCGCGAGCGGGGTCATGTCTTAGAAGGTTTGGCGGTTGCGCTAGCCAATATCGACGAGATTATCGAGCTTATTAAAACGTCCCCTACGGCGGCGGATGCACGTGAGCGCCTCGTGGCGGCTGCGTGGGCGCCAGGTGATGTCAGCGCGATGCTCGAGCGCGCGGGCGAGTCTGCTTGTCGCCCAGAGGACCTTGACGGCGACTTTGGTCTAATTGACGGCAAGTATCATCTTTCTCCGGCACAGGCTCAGGCAATCTTAGATTTACGCCTCAACCGTCTTACCGGTCTTGAGCACGAGAAGCTGCTTCAGGAATACGCCGATAAGGTCGCTGAGATCGCCGATTTACTTGAGATATTGGGCGATCCAGATCGACTGCGCTCGGTCATTCGCGAGGAGCTCGAGGAAATCGTTACGGATTTTGGTGATGAACGTCTCACGGAAATTACCGATTCAGCGCACGACTTAACGGTTGAAGACCTCATTACAGAGGAAGATCGGGTCGTCACGATTTCGCATTTGGGTTACGCGAAAACGCAGTCATTGACCGACTATCAAGCACAGCGACGCGGCGGTACCGGACGAAGCGCGACGGCGGTGAAAGATGAGGACTTTGTTGAGCATTTATTGATCGCAAGCACGCACGCGACCGTCTTATGTTTCTCCAATCTGGGTAAAGTCTACTGGCTGAAGGTATTCCATATTCCGCTGGCGAGTCGTAACTCGCGAGGACGGCCAATGGTTAATTTGCTCGCCTTGGATGAAGACGAGCGTATTACATCCATCCTGCCGATCGATGGTTACAGTGAAGATCAGTTTGTCTTTATGGCTACGGCAAACGGTACGGTTAAAAAGACGGCTGCCACGCAGTTTGCACGTCAGCGCAGTGTCGGCTTGAGGGCCATTGAGCTCGATGAGGATGATGTACTCATCGGTACGGCAATTACTGAGGGCAATAGCGACATTATGCTGTTCTCAAGTGAGGGCAAAGCGACGCGATTTAACGAGAGCCAAGTCCGTGCGATGGGAAGAACAGCTCGCGGGGTGCGAGGCATCAATCTGGCGAAAGGCCATAAGCTGATTTCGCTCATCGTCCCCCAAGAGGGTGGCCGCATATTGACGGTGACCGAGAACGGATACGGTAAGCGCACAGAAAACGCGGAATTCCCAGCGAAAGGGCGGGGCGGTAAGGGTGTCATCGCTATGTCGACGTCAGAGCGAAATGGATCGCTCGTTGGTGCCGTTCAGGTTTGGGATGCCGACGAAATGATGTTGATCTCTAACCAGGGCACGGCGGTTCGAACGCGAGTCGATGAGGTCAGTTTGCTAGGCCGAAATACGCAGGGTGTGCGGGTCATTCGCACACGTGATGGAGAAGCGTTGGTCAGTGTAAGTCGTATCGTCGAAGACGATGATGCGGCAGAGCCTGCCCAGCCAGTAGTGGCTGAGGGCGCTGCGGACGACGATAACACCGAGTCCCAAGAGTGA
- a CDS encoding YciK family oxidoreductase produces the protein MPVAPNSWAARPDELADKTILVTGAAEGIGRAASLAFARCGAEVLLLSRNEARLEALYDEIVVAGGKEPAILAMDLAKATHDDYVTLAGSLGEAIPKLDGLLHNASLLGDRKPIAQTRATSWHDVMQVNVNAGFMLTQTLLPLLDQSPSASVVFTSSGVGRKGRAYWGSYAVSKFATEGLMQVLADELGATSNIRVNSLNPGAVNTSMRRSAYPAEPPTTNPSPEEIIREWVFLMSDGSKHLNGEALSAQ, from the coding sequence ATGCCAGTAGCACCCAACTCCTGGGCAGCACGCCCGGATGAACTCGCAGACAAGACGATTTTGGTCACAGGCGCCGCAGAGGGCATCGGCAGAGCAGCGAGTCTAGCGTTCGCTCGCTGCGGTGCTGAGGTCTTGTTGCTGAGTCGCAATGAAGCGCGCTTGGAGGCACTCTATGATGAGATCGTGGTCGCAGGTGGCAAAGAGCCCGCTATCCTCGCTATGGATTTAGCCAAAGCCACCCATGATGACTACGTCACGTTAGCTGGCTCTTTGGGTGAGGCCATCCCAAAGCTTGACGGACTGCTCCACAACGCGAGCCTGCTTGGCGATCGAAAACCCATCGCCCAGACACGCGCCACGAGCTGGCATGATGTCATGCAAGTCAACGTCAATGCGGGTTTCATGCTGACGCAAACACTGCTGCCGCTCCTTGACCAATCACCCTCGGCGTCCGTGGTTTTTACGAGCTCGGGTGTGGGTCGAAAGGGTCGCGCCTACTGGGGGAGCTATGCGGTATCAAAGTTTGCGACCGAGGGACTTATGCAAGTGCTCGCAGATGAGCTCGGTGCGACAAGCAACATTCGTGTCAACAGCTTAAACCCCGGCGCCGTAAATACTTCGATGCGACGATCGGCCTACCCCGCTGAACCCCCTACGACAAATCCATCACCTGAAGAGATTATCCGCGAGTGGGTATTCTTGATGAGCGATGGCAGCAAACACCTGAACGGCGAAGCACTCAGCGCCCAATAA
- a CDS encoding L-threonylcarbamoyladenylate synthase has translation MSQFFTVHPETPQTRLINQAVDILSEGGVIAYPTDSAYALGCRLDNKAGAERIRQIRKLAEDHNFTLMCQDLSELSRYARVDNAAYRLIKHSTPGPYTFIFEASKEVPRRLMSPKRKTIGLRVPDNTIAQSLLSRLGEPLMSVTLLLPGDDYPLSDPYDIRTTLERDVDLVIDGGYCGLEPTTVIDMSGEETELLRQGLGASDAFV, from the coding sequence ATGAGTCAGTTTTTTACCGTTCACCCCGAAACACCTCAGACTCGTTTGATTAATCAAGCGGTCGATATTCTCTCGGAGGGTGGTGTCATCGCCTACCCTACGGATTCTGCTTATGCATTGGGTTGCCGGCTCGATAACAAAGCGGGCGCTGAGCGCATCCGTCAAATCCGCAAGCTAGCTGAGGACCACAATTTCACGCTGATGTGTCAGGATTTATCTGAGCTCTCTCGCTATGCCCGCGTCGATAATGCCGCTTACCGGTTGATAAAGCATTCAACTCCTGGCCCCTACACCTTCATTTTTGAGGCGAGTAAAGAGGTGCCTAGGCGCCTTATGAGTCCGAAACGTAAAACAATTGGTCTGCGGGTGCCCGACAATACCATTGCGCAGTCGCTACTCAGCCGGTTGGGTGAGCCTCTGATGTCGGTCACCTTATTACTGCCCGGTGATGACTATCCGCTTAGTGACCCGTACGATATACGCACGACGCTTGAACGAGACGTCGACCTTGTTATTGATGGTGGCTATTGTGGTTTGGAACCCACCACTGTGATTGACATGAGTGGTGAGGAAACTGAATTGCTTCGCCAGGGATTGGGTGCGTCGGACGCATTCGTATAA
- the rluB gene encoding 23S rRNA pseudouridine(2605) synthase RluB — MSGPDSNTETLVVDNGSEKPDGEKLQKVLARMGYGSRRKLEESITAGEVMVNGKKAKLGDRVVASDKIKFKGKPVSNDEVIDNRILLYHKPVGEVCSRKDPEGRATVFDGLPRLKSGRWVSVGRLDFNTSGLLLLTTDGDLANALMHPSSRVEREYLCRVMGRVDKTMLERLKSGVELDDGPARFTDIQEGGGDDDSINQFFYVVLAEGRNREVRRLWESQGATVSRLKRVRYGDVFIPSKLKKGQWMELKQRDADVVYTMAQMEPRPVHKPSKKAAEKRERQSRKSGKHINKRHD, encoded by the coding sequence ATGAGCGGTCCAGATAGCAATACCGAGACGCTCGTCGTGGACAATGGGTCGGAGAAGCCTGACGGTGAAAAGCTTCAGAAGGTCCTTGCGCGCATGGGATATGGCTCTCGTAGGAAGCTCGAGGAGAGCATTACCGCGGGCGAGGTGATGGTTAACGGCAAGAAAGCCAAGTTGGGTGATCGTGTCGTCGCAAGCGACAAAATTAAGTTTAAAGGTAAGCCTGTTTCTAATGACGAGGTGATCGACAATCGTATCTTGCTTTATCACAAGCCTGTCGGTGAGGTTTGCTCTCGAAAGGATCCCGAGGGACGGGCTACGGTATTTGACGGTCTTCCGCGATTAAAGAGCGGGCGTTGGGTTTCCGTTGGCCGACTCGATTTCAACACCTCAGGCCTGTTACTGCTAACCACTGATGGTGACTTAGCTAATGCGTTGATGCACCCCTCAAGTCGGGTGGAGCGCGAGTACTTATGTCGCGTAATGGGGCGCGTCGATAAGACAATGCTGGAGCGTCTCAAATCAGGTGTTGAGTTGGACGATGGCCCTGCGCGCTTCACCGACATACAGGAAGGCGGGGGTGACGACGACAGCATTAATCAGTTTTTCTATGTGGTGCTGGCTGAAGGTCGAAACAGAGAGGTAAGGCGGCTTTGGGAATCTCAAGGTGCAACCGTGTCGCGTTTGAAACGGGTGCGCTATGGCGATGTTTTTATCCCGTCCAAACTCAAGAAGGGTCAGTGGATGGAGTTGAAGCAGCGTGATGCCGACGTTGTGTATACCATGGCACAGATGGAGCCCAGACCGGTTCACAAGCCCTCAAAGAAGGCCGCTGAAAAGCGTGAGCGGCAGTCTCGAAAAAGCGGCAAGCACATCAATAAACGACACGACTAG
- the scpB gene encoding SMC-Scp complex subunit ScpB: MGDHDLVEILEGALLAAGEPLSKRQLAQLFDELERPSTADISSALDTIAGRCEGRGFELAEVASGFRFQVRQHLSPWVSKLWVERPVRYSRALLETLSLIAYRQPITRGEIEDIRGVAVSSNIMKSLLERDWVKVVGHRDVPGKPAMYATTREFLDYFNLKTLDQLPPLADVKDLETMTSALPLEEFHDARADETGSEIAEDLDSEGQDSESQALDNQALDNQGIAVEPSPEESVAGVESE, from the coding sequence ATGGGCGATCATGATTTAGTCGAAATACTCGAGGGCGCCTTATTGGCGGCCGGAGAGCCGCTATCTAAGAGGCAGTTAGCACAGCTTTTTGACGAGCTGGAGCGTCCATCAACCGCTGATATATCGTCTGCGCTGGACACAATTGCTGGACGCTGTGAGGGACGAGGGTTTGAGTTGGCCGAGGTGGCAAGTGGTTTTCGCTTCCAGGTCCGACAGCACTTGTCGCCTTGGGTCAGCAAACTGTGGGTTGAGCGTCCCGTGCGTTACTCGCGAGCTCTTCTGGAGACGTTGTCACTGATTGCCTATCGTCAGCCCATCACACGGGGTGAAATTGAGGACATTCGGGGTGTGGCTGTCTCAAGTAATATCATGAAGAGCTTGCTTGAAAGAGATTGGGTCAAGGTCGTTGGGCATCGTGACGTTCCGGGAAAGCCCGCTATGTATGCGACCACGAGAGAATTTCTGGACTACTTCAACCTTAAAACGCTCGACCAGCTACCGCCCTTGGCCGACGTTAAGGATCTCGAGACGATGACAAGCGCATTGCCGCTCGAAGAGTTCCACGATGCGAGAGCCGACGAGACTGGTTCGGAGATAGCCGAGGATCTGGACTCAGAGGGGCAAGATTCAGAAAGCCAAGCTCTCGATAACCAAGCTCTCGATAACCAAGGTATTGCTGTTGAGCCATCACCGGAAGAAAGCGTTGCAGGAGTTGAGTCTGAATGA
- a CDS encoding HAD family hydrolase — protein MSTMSFRAFVFDLDGTLIDTASELIAVYHRMSVELGNSETPFDDARKLISHGSGRLVTEATGIREDDPRWEPYRQQYLDWYEEILGTSATPYEGLVDTVAEVIKGGGAWGVVTNKFRRFAEPLMDAMPFDPPAQSLVTPCDVAKAKPDPEAILLAAKQLQVSPEQMVYVGDHIRDIQAGNAAGCYTVAVKYGYIEDHDHPEEWGADLCVETPAALCKWIRTQLPCQ, from the coding sequence ATGAGCACGATGTCGTTTCGTGCCTTTGTTTTTGATCTCGACGGCACACTCATCGACACCGCTAGTGAACTCATTGCGGTTTATCACCGCATGTCTGTCGAGCTAGGCAATAGCGAGACGCCCTTTGACGATGCACGCAAGCTGATTTCACACGGCTCAGGTCGCCTTGTGACAGAGGCCACAGGAATCAGGGAAGACGACCCTCGCTGGGAGCCCTATCGACAGCAGTATTTAGACTGGTACGAGGAGATCCTTGGCACCAGCGCAACACCTTACGAAGGTTTGGTAGACACAGTCGCCGAGGTGATTAAAGGCGGTGGTGCATGGGGCGTGGTAACCAACAAGTTCAGACGCTTTGCTGAGCCCCTCATGGATGCGATGCCTTTTGACCCGCCCGCACAAAGCCTCGTGACGCCCTGCGATGTGGCGAAGGCGAAGCCCGACCCCGAAGCTATTTTGCTTGCGGCCAAGCAACTGCAAGTCTCACCAGAGCAGATGGTGTACGTGGGCGATCACATTCGCGATATCCAGGCAGGCAATGCGGCTGGCTGCTACACGGTGGCCGTCAAGTACGGCTACATCGAAGACCATGACCACCCTGAAGAATGGGGTGCTGACCTGTGCGTTGAGACGCCCGCGGCACTCTGTAAGTGGATAAGGACCCAACTACCATGCCAGTAG
- a CDS encoding inner membrane-spanning protein YciB, with amino-acid sequence MKQLLEFFPLVIFFGVYQLSGTTLTLGGYAHTVDGIYSATLALIIATLLQLIIIKVVWGSVEKRLLGVAAAVTLFGGATVALRDPLFILWKPTVFNWALALVYVVWHVVRKRCFFQELLPNEIHMPAHAWNKVTLVSTMHFFMVGAVNLFVAYNYSMDTWVSFKLWSAFLFTILWAVLIGLIMHPYLKELEADVTTETSADDASGKNDERGRRETETTKTF; translated from the coding sequence ATGAAGCAACTCTTAGAATTCTTCCCTTTAGTCATATTCTTTGGTGTATACCAGCTGTCGGGAACGACGCTGACGCTCGGCGGGTACGCCCATACCGTCGATGGTATTTACTCGGCCACGCTTGCGCTCATCATTGCGACACTGCTTCAGTTGATCATTATCAAAGTCGTATGGGGTAGCGTCGAAAAACGCTTATTGGGTGTTGCTGCAGCCGTGACACTTTTTGGCGGCGCCACCGTTGCCTTAAGAGATCCCCTATTCATTCTTTGGAAACCTACTGTTTTTAACTGGGCCCTCGCCTTAGTTTACGTCGTATGGCACGTGGTTCGTAAACGGTGCTTCTTTCAAGAACTTCTACCCAACGAGATTCACATGCCCGCGCATGCTTGGAATAAGGTCACCCTCGTATCCACAATGCACTTCTTCATGGTTGGGGCCGTGAACCTCTTTGTCGCTTATAACTATTCAATGGATACCTGGGTTTCCTTTAAACTTTGGTCCGCCTTTTTGTTCACCATTCTCTGGGCGGTGCTAATCGGCTTGATCATGCACCCGTACCTCAAAGAGTTAGAGGCAGACGTTACAACTGAAACCTCGGCAGACGACGCCTCTGGAAAAAACGATGAGCGTGGGCGCCGTGAAACCGAAACAACCAAGACTTTTTAG
- a CDS encoding PHP domain-containing protein, which produces MIVDFHTHSLASDGALLPAELLEQAKSAGVTCFAITDHDTLSGYQSVKDTGTAQEVGLISGVELSCRWASTTIHVVGLAFDDSSLAITSMVKSLSEARIERAKTIAHRLEKAGFAGALKGAQETAGESQIGRPHFAQWMVEMGHVTSLTQAFDKYLGAGKIGDVKTFWPSMAEVVGAIAKAGGVTVLAHPLKYKLTGMKLRALLTDFKAAGGESLEILNGRQPEADMKRLSQMADSLGFLVSAGSDFHRSFEYGPTLGVDTDRLAEGNYVWDALCQRAQEGNAAEIKPQ; this is translated from the coding sequence GTGATTGTCGATTTCCACACACATTCTCTGGCATCTGATGGCGCATTGCTTCCGGCTGAATTGCTCGAACAAGCCAAGTCAGCCGGTGTTACGTGTTTCGCTATCACTGACCACGATACCTTATCGGGCTATCAATCGGTAAAAGATACGGGTACAGCGCAGGAAGTAGGGCTGATCTCGGGCGTCGAATTGTCGTGTCGTTGGGCAAGCACCACGATTCACGTTGTTGGGCTCGCCTTCGATGACTCGTCTTTGGCCATTACATCGATGGTCAAGTCGCTGTCCGAGGCGCGTATCGAGCGTGCAAAAACGATTGCACATCGGCTAGAAAAGGCGGGTTTTGCAGGGGCGTTGAAGGGTGCGCAGGAAACCGCAGGCGAGAGTCAGATTGGACGCCCCCACTTTGCACAGTGGATGGTCGAAATGGGACACGTTACGTCCCTGACTCAGGCATTCGATAAATACCTTGGCGCGGGCAAAATCGGCGACGTAAAAACGTTTTGGCCCTCCATGGCTGAAGTGGTTGGTGCGATCGCGAAAGCTGGGGGCGTGACTGTCTTGGCACACCCTTTAAAATACAAGCTGACGGGTATGAAGCTTCGTGCGCTGTTGACCGATTTTAAGGCAGCAGGGGGCGAGAGTTTGGAGATCTTGAATGGTCGTCAGCCTGAAGCCGATATGAAACGTCTGAGCCAAATGGCAGATTCTTTAGGCTTTCTTGTATCCGCTGGATCTGATTTTCATCGGAGCTTCGAGTACGGACCGACCTTGGGCGTCGATACGGATAGGCTCGCAGAAGGAAACTACGTGTGGGATGCGTTGTGTCAGCGTGCTCAGGAAGGCAATGCAGCAGAGATAAAGCCGCAGTAG
- a CDS encoding TRZ/ATZ family hydrolase gives MTLPNFALHADAIIPIAGPEKIVTGKSLIVRNGLIEGLVLTEDARQIEDVEHIDLPGHTLMPGLVNAHGHAAMTLLRGYADDMPLARWLNDKIWPTEGKWVAPDFVRDGTEIAAAEMILSGITTTSDMYFFPDVAAQTLSSAGMRTQIVFPIMNVPTSWASDAREYLDKGLGLRDHFRNDELVDVGLGPHSTYTVDESLLSTTAMLANELDAAVQIHLHETQAEVLAHVDATGERPIDLLARIGLLGPRTQCVHMTDLGNQDIDTLVQHGAHVVHCPRSNMKLASGACPVTKLRAAGVNVALGTDGAASNNKLNGLAEMQSASLLAKLESGDPTALSAIDSIKAATLDGARAMGLDTVTGSLEAGKSADIIALDTTGLSMAPSHSLDSNIVYANSGTEVTWSWIAGKNVLKNRQLQTLDNDTLNDKARAWRAKLSG, from the coding sequence ATGACATTGCCAAACTTTGCTTTACACGCAGATGCAATTATTCCCATCGCAGGTCCTGAAAAGATCGTGACGGGGAAGAGCCTTATTGTCAGAAATGGCCTGATCGAAGGCCTTGTGCTCACCGAGGACGCGCGGCAGATCGAAGACGTCGAGCACATCGACTTGCCGGGCCACACACTGATGCCCGGCTTGGTGAATGCACACGGCCATGCGGCGATGACCTTGCTGCGGGGCTATGCCGATGACATGCCGCTTGCGCGTTGGCTAAATGACAAGATCTGGCCAACGGAAGGTAAATGGGTAGCGCCCGATTTTGTGCGTGACGGGACAGAGATCGCAGCGGCCGAGATGATCCTGAGCGGCATTACGACTACCAGTGACATGTACTTCTTTCCCGATGTGGCCGCCCAGACACTCAGCAGCGCGGGTATGCGCACGCAAATTGTATTTCCCATCATGAATGTTCCAACCTCATGGGCGAGTGATGCGCGTGAGTATCTCGACAAGGGGCTGGGTCTGCGCGATCACTTCCGAAACGACGAACTAGTCGATGTCGGTTTGGGACCCCACTCCACCTACACCGTTGACGAGTCGTTACTCAGCACAACCGCCATGCTCGCCAATGAACTCGACGCTGCCGTCCAAATCCACCTTCACGAGACCCAAGCAGAGGTGTTGGCTCATGTTGATGCAACGGGCGAGAGACCGATTGATCTACTTGCACGCATTGGGCTCTTGGGCCCGAGAACCCAGTGCGTTCATATGACAGATCTTGGCAATCAAGACATTGATACGCTGGTGCAACATGGGGCGCATGTCGTGCATTGCCCAAGGTCCAACATGAAGCTCGCCTCAGGCGCTTGCCCAGTTACCAAACTCAGAGCGGCGGGCGTCAATGTGGCGCTGGGCACTGACGGGGCTGCTAGTAATAACAAACTGAATGGTCTTGCTGAAATGCAGAGCGCCTCGCTACTGGCGAAGTTGGAGAGCGGCGACCCAACCGCGCTTTCCGCCATCGACAGCATCAAGGCTGCAACGCTTGATGGCGCTCGCGCCATGGGCCTGGACACCGTTACTGGGAGTCTAGAAGCGGGGAAATCAGCCGACATCATCGCGCTCGATACGACCGGCTTGTCCATGGCCCCCAGCCACTCTCTGGACTCAAACATCGTTTATGCCAACTCAGGCACCGAGGTCACTTGGAGCTGGATTGCAGGGAAAAATGTCCTGAAGAACAGACAACTGCAAACCCTAGACAACGACACCTTAAATGACAAAGCGCGGGCTTGGCGCGCTAAACTCTCGGGCTAG
- a CDS encoding segregation and condensation protein A yields the protein MGQPQQGEMPFAVVLGEALTELPKDLYIPPRALEVFLEAFEGPLDLLLYLIRRQNLDILDIDVAVITEQYMKYVELMDAVQFELAAEYLLMAAMLAEIKSRMLLPRSTEADEEEEDPRATLVRRLQEYERFKKAAEDIAELPRVERDTWIGSAEPPPMERTKPLPQVNLQDLVIAFSEVLKRADLYESHQIKRESLSTRERMADVLQTLQAEEFCSFESLFKVEEGRLGVVVTFLAILELIKESLVDIVQSGEFAPIHIKARSE from the coding sequence ATGGGGCAGCCACAGCAAGGAGAGATGCCCTTTGCAGTGGTATTAGGCGAGGCGCTTACCGAGCTTCCGAAGGACCTTTACATTCCACCGCGGGCACTCGAGGTTTTCTTGGAGGCCTTCGAGGGGCCGCTTGACCTGTTGCTCTATCTTATACGCAGACAAAATCTCGATATTTTGGATATCGACGTGGCGGTTATCACCGAGCAGTACATGAAGTATGTCGAGCTGATGGACGCTGTTCAGTTCGAGTTGGCCGCTGAATATTTGCTGATGGCAGCAATGCTGGCCGAAATAAAGTCACGAATGCTCTTGCCGCGGTCGACAGAGGCGGATGAAGAGGAAGAGGATCCGCGTGCGACGCTCGTGCGACGACTACAGGAGTATGAGCGATTCAAAAAGGCAGCAGAGGACATTGCCGAGCTGCCTCGGGTGGAGCGAGATACCTGGATTGGTTCGGCAGAGCCTCCGCCGATGGAGCGAACCAAGCCGCTACCTCAAGTTAATTTACAGGACCTTGTGATTGCATTTTCGGAGGTCCTTAAACGTGCCGATTTATACGAAAGTCACCAAATTAAACGGGAGTCGCTGTCGACGCGTGAGCGAATGGCAGATGTTCTTCAAACGCTCCAAGCTGAGGAATTTTGCTCTTTTGAGTCGCTGTTTAAGGTCGAAGAGGGGCGGCTCGGCGTTGTGGTAACGTTTTTGGCTATTTTAGAGTTGATAAAAGAGTCTTTGGTGGACATTGTGCAGTCCGGCGAATTTGCCCCTATACACATCAAAGCGCGAAGCGAGTAA
- the ubiG gene encoding bifunctional 2-polyprenyl-6-hydroxyphenol methylase/3-demethylubiquinol 3-O-methyltransferase UbiG translates to MTHTNVDPDEIAKFEALASRWWDENSEFKPLHDINPLRAGWIDRYSEVKGKKLIDVGCGGGLLSEAMAHRGATVTGIDMGEAPLSVAKIHLLESELDVEYRQTTAETLAEERPEAYDVVTCLEMLEHVPDPSKVVQACADMARPGSDLYFSTINRNPKAWLFAIVGAEYVLNMLPKGTHEYDKLIKPSELSRWARAAGLQVEAMIGLTYNPLTKHYRLVEGDVSVNYMIRASKPA, encoded by the coding sequence ATGACACACACCAACGTAGACCCTGACGAAATAGCGAAGTTTGAAGCACTTGCCTCACGATGGTGGGATGAAAATAGCGAGTTCAAGCCTTTACACGACATCAATCCATTGCGCGCAGGGTGGATAGACCGCTACAGCGAAGTGAAGGGGAAAAAGCTCATCGATGTCGGTTGCGGTGGCGGACTGCTGAGCGAGGCGATGGCGCATCGCGGCGCAACCGTCACGGGAATTGATATGGGGGAAGCCCCCTTATCAGTCGCCAAAATTCATTTGCTTGAATCAGAGCTTGATGTCGAATATCGACAAACGACGGCCGAGACACTTGCCGAGGAGAGACCCGAGGCCTACGACGTCGTGACTTGCCTCGAAATGCTAGAGCACGTGCCAGACCCATCTAAGGTGGTACAGGCTTGCGCCGACATGGCAAGGCCCGGCTCCGATCTTTACTTTTCCACCATCAACCGTAATCCGAAAGCCTGGTTGTTTGCGATTGTAGGTGCAGAGTACGTTCTCAATATGTTGCCCAAAGGCACCCATGAGTATGACAAGCTAATAAAACCCTCTGAACTGAGTCGCTGGGCAAGGGCGGCGGGACTGCAGGTCGAAGCCATGATTGGCCTTACCTACAACCCGCTCACAAAGCACTATCGATTGGTAGAGGGCGATGTGTCAGTCAATTACATGATCAGGGCGAGCAAGCCTGCATGA